Proteins from one Megalops cyprinoides isolate fMegCyp1 chromosome 11, fMegCyp1.pri, whole genome shotgun sequence genomic window:
- the LOC118785765 gene encoding mitochondrial import receptor subunit TOM70-like: MVMAASKPVEPQVGSGLPRWQLALLLGAPVVLGVGAVYLWNRSRSKEKQGKRNGARKTPEGSASPVQGRAQVDGAANRAGREQEDMSPLDRAQAAKNKGNKYFKASKFDLAIQCYTEAISLCPKDQKGDLSTFYQNRAAAYEQQMKWAEVVQDCSQAVELNPRYIKALFRRAKANERLDNKKECLEDVTAVCILEAFQNQQSMLLADKVLKQLGKEKAKEKYKNREPLMPSPQFIKSYFSSFTDDIISQPLQKGEKKDEDKDKEGEASDVAESSGYLKAKQYMEEENYDKIISECTKEVESQGKHLAEALLLRATFYLLIGNAAAAQPDLDQVINMESANVKLRANALIKRGSMYMQQQQPQLSTQDFNMAAEIDPRNADVYHHRGQLKILLDQVEEAVADFDECILLRPDSALAQAQKCFALYRQAYTGNSPSQVQSAMEGFEDVIQRFPRCAEGYALYAQALTDQQQFGKADEMYDKCIDLEPDNATTYVHKGLLQLQWKQDLDKGLELISKAIEIDSKCDFAYETMGTIEVQRGNLDKAIDMFNKAINLAKSEMEMAHLYSLCDAAHAQTAVAKKYGLKPPTL; the protein is encoded by the exons ATGGTGATGGCAGCATCTAAGCCTGTCGAGCCCCAGGTTGGCAGCGGTCTTCCCCGTTGGCAGCTGGCACTCCTGCTGGGAGCCCCCGTTGTGCTAGGGGTCGGGGCTGTGTATCTTTGGAACCGCAGTCGATCGAAGGAGAAGCAAGGCAAACGCAATGGGGCGAGGAAAACTCCCGAAGGTAGTGCCAGTCCCGTCCAGGGCCGAGCTCAGGTAGACGGTGCGGCAAACCGAGCcggcagagagcaggaggataTG AGCCCTCTTGACCGGGCCCAGGCTGCCAAGAACAAAGGCAACAAGTACTTCAAGGCCAGCAAGTTTGACCTAGCCATTCAGTGCTACACAGAGGCCATCAGCCTCTGCCCCAAAGACCAGAAGGGAGACCTGTCCACTTTCTACCAGAACAGAGCCGCCGCCTACGAGCAGCAG ATGAAGTGGGCGGAGGTGGTGCAGGATTGCTCTCAGGCTGTGGAGCTGAATCCACGCTACATCAAGGCCCTGTTCCGCCGCGCCAAAGCAAACGAGAGGCTGGACAACAAGAAGGAGTGTCTTGAAG ATGTCACAGCAGTGTGCATTCTGGAGGCCTTCCAGAACCAGCAGAGCATGCTGCTGGCCGACAAGGTTTTGAAGCAGCTGGGGAAGGAGAAAGCCAAAGAGAAATACAAG AACCGTGAGCCCTTAATGCCGTCTCCCCAGTTCATCAAGTCTTACTTCAGCTCTTTCACTGACGACATCATCTCCCAGCCCCTGCAAAAGGGTGAGAAGAAGGATGAGGACAAGGACAAAGAGGGAGAAGCCTCCGATGTCGCAGAGAG CTCTGGCTACCTGAAGGCCAAGCAGtacatggaggaggagaactACGACAAGATCATCAGCGAGTGCACCAAGGAGGTGGAGTCCCAGGGAAAGCACTTGGCCGAGGCTCTGCTGCTGCGTGCCACTTTCTACCTGCTGATTGGCAACGCCGCTGCGGCCCAGCCTGACCTCGACCAGGTCATTAACATGGAGTCCGCCAATGTCAAG CTGCGGGCCAACGCTCTAATAAAGCGAGGCAGCATGtacatgcagcagcagcagccccagctgTCCACACAAGACTTCAACATGGCCGCCGAGATAGACCCACGCAACGCAGATGTCTACCACCACCGGGGACAG CTGAAGATCCTGCTGGACCAGGTGGAGGAGGCCGTGGCAGACTTTGACGAGTGCATTCTCCTGAGACCTGACTCTGCCCTAGCTCAGGCACAGAAGTGCTTTGCTCTG tacagacaggcatatACGGGGAACAGTCCCTCCCAGGTACAGAGTGCAATGGAAGGATTTGAGGATGTCATTCAGAGGTTTCCCAGGTGTGCTGAGGGTTACGCTTTATACGCACAG GCCTTGACAGACCAGCAGCAGTTTGGGAAGGCGGACGAGATGTACGACAAGTGTATTGATCTGGAGCCAGATAATGCCACAACATATGTCCACAAAGG CCTTTTGCAGCTCCAGTGGAAACAGGATCTAGATAAGGGCCTGGAGCTGATCAGTAAAGCTATAGAGATTGACAGCAAGTGTGATTTTGCCTATGAAACCATGGGAACTATTGAAGTCCAAAG AGGCAACCTGGACAAGGCTATCGATATGTTCAACAAGGCCATCAACCTGGCAAAGTCTGAGATGGAGATGGCCCACCTGTACTCACTGTGTGATGCAGCCCATGCTCAGACAGCGGTGGCCAAAAAGTACGGATTGAAGCCCCCAACGTTGTGA